A single region of the Phycisphaerae bacterium RAS1 genome encodes:
- the galE_1 gene encoding UDP-glucose 4-epimerase, which translates to MKVLVTGHRGYIGVHLVDLLKRAGHSVTGCDLNLYEGCEWEPVTPPDRELVKDVNDLTVRDVAGHDCVMHLAAISNDPMGELSPAITRKANYDSSIHLARLAKQNGVPRYLFSSSCSIYGAGSKLDLAEEDPLNPLTAYARSKIDTERTLGEMADNQFCPAFLRNATAYGHSPMLRIDLVVNNLLGCAVALGDIRIQSDGSPWRPLIHCKDIAHAFVAFMNAPREAIFNKAINVGANVENFQVRDVADQVQRLIPAARITYTGEVGADPRNYRVKFDLLNRLIPAFRLEYTLASGMEELYRKYREHNFSAADFQGDQFVRLRTLRKRMDRLGLQPAGAT; encoded by the coding sequence ATGAAGGTACTTGTCACCGGCCATCGCGGATACATCGGCGTGCACCTGGTGGACCTGCTCAAGCGCGCCGGCCACTCCGTGACCGGGTGCGATCTCAATCTGTATGAGGGCTGCGAGTGGGAACCCGTCACGCCGCCCGACCGGGAATTGGTGAAGGATGTCAATGACCTGACGGTGCGCGACGTCGCCGGCCACGACTGCGTCATGCACCTGGCCGCGATCTCGAATGACCCGATGGGCGAGCTTAGTCCGGCGATCACCCGCAAGGCGAACTATGACAGCTCGATCCATCTCGCACGGCTCGCCAAGCAGAACGGGGTGCCGCGTTACCTGTTCTCAAGCAGTTGCTCGATCTACGGCGCCGGCTCCAAGCTGGACCTGGCCGAAGAAGATCCGCTGAACCCGCTCACGGCCTATGCGCGCTCGAAGATAGACACGGAGCGCACACTCGGCGAAATGGCCGACAATCAGTTCTGTCCGGCCTTTCTGCGCAATGCGACCGCCTACGGCCACTCGCCGATGCTGCGGATCGACCTGGTGGTCAACAACCTGCTCGGCTGCGCCGTGGCACTGGGAGACATTCGCATTCAGAGCGACGGCTCCCCCTGGCGGCCGCTGATTCATTGTAAGGACATCGCCCACGCATTCGTCGCGTTCATGAATGCGCCGCGCGAGGCGATATTCAACAAGGCGATCAACGTCGGTGCCAATGTGGAGAATTTCCAGGTGCGCGACGTCGCCGACCAGGTGCAGCGGCTCATTCCGGCCGCCAGGATTACGTACACCGGCGAGGTTGGCGCCGACCCGCGCAACTACCGGGTGAAGTTCGACCTGCTGAACCGGCTGATCCCGGCGTTCCGTCTCGAGTACACGCTGGCCTCCGGCATGGAGGAGCTGTATCGCAAATATCGCGAGCACAACTTCAGCGCCGCGGATTTCCAGGGCGACCAGTTCGTCCGCCTGCGGACGCTCAGAAAGCGAATGGACCGGCTGGGATTGCAACCGGCCGGCGCGACGTAA
- a CDS encoding UDP-glucose 4-epimerase — MRILFTGASSFTGCWFVEQLAAAGHRVVAVFQKPRGAYDGVRRERVDRACNHAAPQFELQFGDERFLGLIECGGPWDVLCHHAADVTDYKSPDFNVVAAVESNTRSVARVLKALRDRGCRRVVLTGSVFEPGEGAGSEGLPAFSPYGLSKGLTAEMFRYYCDRQGCGLTKFVIPNPFGPLEEPRFTAYLMKTWAAGQVAAVKTPEYVRDNIHVSLLARAYAVCVSQSADHGFDKCAPSAYVESQGAFAERFAAAMRPRLGLACGLEQCRQTDWAEPRIRINTTPATSLVSEWHEPAAWDAVAEYYSGLLKLR; from the coding sequence ATGCGGATCCTCTTCACCGGCGCCAGCTCCTTCACCGGCTGCTGGTTCGTCGAGCAACTTGCGGCCGCGGGACATCGGGTCGTCGCCGTGTTTCAGAAGCCGCGCGGCGCCTACGATGGCGTGCGGAGGGAGCGCGTCGATCGCGCATGCAATCACGCCGCGCCTCAGTTCGAGCTGCAATTCGGCGATGAACGGTTCCTCGGGCTGATCGAGTGCGGCGGCCCATGGGACGTCCTGTGCCATCACGCCGCGGACGTGACAGACTACAAGAGCCCCGACTTCAACGTCGTGGCCGCCGTCGAAAGTAACACGCGCAGCGTCGCGCGAGTGCTCAAAGCGCTGCGGGACCGCGGCTGCCGGCGCGTCGTTTTGACCGGCAGCGTCTTCGAGCCCGGTGAAGGCGCCGGGTCCGAGGGTCTGCCCGCGTTCTCGCCCTATGGCCTCTCCAAAGGCCTGACGGCTGAGATGTTTCGCTACTACTGCGATCGTCAAGGCTGCGGCCTGACGAAGTTCGTGATTCCGAATCCGTTCGGTCCGCTCGAAGAGCCGCGATTCACCGCCTACCTGATGAAGACCTGGGCCGCCGGACAGGTCGCCGCGGTGAAGACGCCGGAGTACGTCCGCGACAATATCCACGTGTCGCTGCTGGCGCGGGCGTATGCCGTGTGCGTTTCGCAGTCGGCCGACCACGGCTTCGACAAGTGCGCTCCGAGCGCGTACGTCGAGTCGCAGGGCGCGTTTGCCGAGCGCTTCGCGGCGGCGATGCGGCCGCGGCTGGGATTGGCGTGCGGGTTGGAGCAGTGCCGGCAAACCGACTGGGCTGAGCCGCGAATTCGAATCAACACGACACCCGCCACGTCGCTGGTGAGCGAATGGCACGAACCGGCGGCGTGGGACGCCGTGGCCGAGTACTATTCGGGCTTGCTGAAGCTGAGGTGA
- the wbbL gene encoding N-acetylglucosaminyl-diphospho-decaprenol L-rhamnosyltransferase, producing MSRAQITPAATRADQPATDTPRQAAPTRAASPRVLIVIVSYRVTELTIDCLRSLEAELRAAPGFHVAVCENGTGGDAPRRLAAAVAENGWDAWCTVSEVFPNRGFCGGNNVVLREWLSRPEPPEFYILLNADTIVRPGAMGALAEFMDAHPTVGIAGSRCEDRDGSPQVSAFRFQTALSELERGMKLGIVTRMLRRWVVPQPIPAGPISTDWVSGASMIIRRRVLEQVGLLDEGYYTYFDDIDLCFRARRSGWDVWHLPASRVVHLGGQSTGVDQRNCRPKRVPPYYHLARRRFFLKSYGRLHAALVDAAFILGFATWRLRRLIQRKPDNDPPKLLWDSLVYSVFCTGFDVRDVPNPAANAMEPQRHRDTENAQRARDRELR from the coding sequence ATCGTGATTGTCAGCTACCGCGTCACCGAGCTGACGATCGACTGCCTTCGTTCGCTCGAAGCCGAGCTGCGCGCTGCGCCCGGCTTTCACGTCGCCGTGTGCGAGAACGGCACGGGCGGCGATGCGCCGCGGCGCCTGGCCGCGGCGGTCGCTGAAAATGGCTGGGACGCGTGGTGCACGGTCAGCGAGGTATTTCCAAATCGCGGCTTTTGCGGGGGAAACAACGTCGTTCTGCGTGAATGGCTGAGCCGGCCTGAGCCGCCGGAGTTTTACATTCTGCTCAACGCGGACACGATCGTTCGACCGGGAGCCATGGGCGCGCTCGCGGAGTTCATGGACGCCCACCCGACCGTCGGGATCGCCGGCAGCCGCTGCGAAGACCGGGACGGCAGCCCGCAGGTTTCGGCGTTTCGGTTTCAGACAGCGCTGAGCGAGCTGGAACGGGGCATGAAGCTGGGCATTGTCACGCGGATGTTGCGCCGCTGGGTTGTGCCGCAACCGATTCCGGCAGGCCCGATCTCCACCGACTGGGTGTCCGGCGCGAGCATGATCATCCGCCGCCGCGTGCTCGAACAGGTCGGCCTGCTCGACGAGGGGTATTACACGTACTTTGACGATATAGACCTGTGTTTTCGTGCGCGACGCAGCGGCTGGGACGTCTGGCATTTGCCGGCAAGCCGGGTCGTGCATCTCGGCGGTCAGTCGACCGGCGTGGATCAGCGCAATTGTCGCCCGAAGCGCGTCCCGCCCTATTATCATCTGGCTCGCCGGCGGTTTTTTCTGAAAAGCTACGGCCGGCTGCACGCGGCGCTGGTGGACGCGGCGTTCATTCTCGGCTTCGCGACGTGGCGGCTGCGGCGTCTGATTCAGCGCAAGCCGGACAACGACCCGCCGAAGCTGCTGTGGGACTCGCTGGTGTACAGCGTGTTTTGCACGGGATTTGACGTGCGTGATGTGCCGAACCCGGCGGCGAATGCAATGGAACCACAGAGGCACAGAGACACAGAGAATGCGCAAAGAGCTCGTGACCGAGAATTGCGGTAG
- the cysE_2 gene encoding Serine acetyltransferase, whose product MTYDGDTVRQWAGDSQWRAWRADLARFRKAGYSGFFSEGFWALTIYRIQRSLHTARPRVLWLPLIALVALWRKMFVTVTHINLHPAAEIGPGLLIPHVGPIQIFPWARIGADCAIHHVVTIGAGNRPGGPQIGDHVMIGCHACVLGPVHVGDGARIGAGAVVIDDVPAWSTAVGVPARVAKMKQPASESV is encoded by the coding sequence ATGACCTACGACGGCGACACAGTTCGGCAATGGGCCGGCGACAGCCAGTGGCGGGCCTGGCGGGCCGACCTGGCGCGCTTCCGCAAGGCCGGTTACAGCGGCTTTTTCAGCGAGGGGTTCTGGGCGCTCACGATCTACCGCATTCAGCGCAGCCTGCACACGGCTCGCCCGCGCGTGCTCTGGCTGCCGCTGATCGCGCTCGTCGCCCTCTGGCGAAAGATGTTCGTAACGGTCACGCACATCAACCTGCACCCCGCCGCCGAGATCGGCCCCGGCCTGCTCATTCCGCACGTCGGCCCGATTCAGATTTTCCCCTGGGCCAGGATCGGAGCCGATTGTGCCATCCACCATGTTGTCACCATCGGCGCCGGAAACCGCCCCGGCGGCCCGCAGATCGGCGATCATGTGATGATCGGCTGCCACGCCTGCGTGCTCGGGCCGGTCCACGTGGGTGACGGCGCGCGGATCGGCGCCGGAGCGGTTGTCATCGACGACGTGCCCGCCTGGAGCACCGCCGTCGGCGTGCCGGCCCGCGTCGCAAAAATGAAGCAGCCCGCGTCGGAGTCGGTATGA
- a CDS encoding Ureidoglycolate lyase, whose product MRIARFESSDGRILHGKMESDRAAYPVVGSIFDAPLRFESTPVPIRRLLAPVVPPNIFAIGRNYRAHAEETGSAVPEAPLIFMKATTALNDPDGRIVIPPPAPDEIDYEAELAVVIGRTARNVDAASALSYALGFTCANDVSARDCQRNDKQWARAKGFDTFCPLGPWIVTRDSLNPDDCRVTSRLNGQTMQDSNTSKMIHSAAALISYVSHQFTLLPGTLILTGTPEGVGMARKPPVFLKPGDTIEVEVGGIGVLRSSVVSAG is encoded by the coding sequence ATGCGCATCGCCCGCTTCGAATCATCCGACGGCCGCATCCTGCACGGCAAGATGGAGTCGGATCGCGCCGCATACCCGGTCGTCGGGTCGATTTTCGACGCGCCGCTCCGCTTCGAATCGACGCCCGTGCCGATCCGGCGGTTGCTTGCGCCCGTCGTGCCGCCGAACATCTTCGCAATCGGTCGCAACTACAGAGCCCACGCCGAGGAGACCGGCTCGGCTGTTCCCGAGGCGCCGCTGATTTTCATGAAGGCCACCACCGCGCTGAACGACCCGGACGGTCGGATCGTGATTCCTCCGCCGGCGCCGGACGAGATCGACTACGAAGCCGAGCTGGCGGTGGTCATCGGGCGAACGGCCCGAAATGTAGATGCCGCCAGCGCGCTCAGCTACGCGCTTGGTTTCACCTGCGCCAATGACGTGTCGGCCCGCGACTGCCAGCGAAACGACAAGCAGTGGGCCCGAGCCAAGGGCTTCGACACGTTCTGCCCGCTCGGGCCGTGGATCGTCACGCGCGACAGCCTCAACCCCGACGACTGCCGCGTCACCAGCCGGCTCAACGGCCAGACCATGCAGGATTCGAATACGTCGAAGATGATCCATAGCGCCGCTGCCCTGATCAGCTACGTTTCGCACCAATTCACGTTGCTGCCCGGCACGCTCATCCTGACCGGTACGCCCGAAGGCGTCGGCATGGCCCGCAAGCCGCCGGTGTTTCTCAAGCCCGGCGACACGATCGAGGTCGAAGTCGGCGGCATCGGTGTGCTGCGAAGCTCCGTCGTCAGCGCCGGTTGA
- the rmlC gene encoding dTDP-4-dehydrorhamnose 3,5-epimerase: MIFHRTPLSGAYVIEPEKKGDERGFFARAFCQKEFAAHDLVTSFVQVNNSLSAQKGTLRGMHYQLPPHAETKLVRCIRGSLYDLILDLRPGSPTFGQSFGAEISAENRLMMYVPKGFGHGFMTLTDNTEAFYFVDDFYAPEQERGVRWNDPKFKLQWPLEPTVLSDKDRAHRDFDPAWHLPPGH, encoded by the coding sequence GTGATTTTTCACAGGACGCCGCTGTCCGGCGCGTACGTCATTGAACCGGAAAAGAAGGGCGATGAGCGCGGCTTTTTCGCCCGCGCGTTCTGCCAGAAGGAATTCGCCGCGCATGACCTCGTGACGTCTTTCGTGCAGGTCAACAACTCGCTCTCTGCGCAGAAAGGAACTCTGCGCGGAATGCACTACCAACTGCCACCGCATGCGGAAACCAAGCTGGTGAGGTGCATCCGCGGATCGCTTTACGACCTGATTCTTGACCTTCGCCCCGGCTCTCCGACCTTCGGCCAGAGCTTTGGCGCCGAGATTTCCGCCGAGAATCGACTAATGATGTACGTGCCCAAGGGCTTCGGCCACGGATTCATGACGCTGACGGACAATACCGAGGCGTTTTACTTCGTGGACGACTTTTACGCGCCCGAACAGGAGCGCGGCGTCCGCTGGAACGACCCGAAGTTCAAGCTCCAGTGGCCGTTGGAGCCGACTGTGCTTTCGGATAAAGACCGGGCGCATCGCGATTTTGATCCGGCGTGGCACCTGCCGCCGGGACATTAA
- the rfbF gene encoding Glucose-1-phosphate cytidylyltransferase, giving the protein MIQPRDVPVFVLCGGLGTRIREETELRPKPMVPIGNYPILWHIMRKYSRHGFKRFVLCLGYKAEVIKQYFLSYDSMNSDFTVHLKSHEVKVHSVDHEHDWEVTLAYTGEATMTGARVARAAARYLGDAPILAVTYGDGLTDADLAAELQFHAQQNRIGTVLGVNPPSRFGELRAASEQVLEFDEKPEFHDKWINGGYFFFNRVFLKYLSSEESCVLEQAPLAQLSRDGQLSLYRHRGYWACMDTQRDREQLEKVWASGAAPWTK; this is encoded by the coding sequence ATGATCCAGCCCCGGGATGTGCCGGTCTTCGTGCTGTGCGGCGGGCTGGGGACTCGCATTCGCGAGGAGACCGAGTTGCGTCCCAAACCGATGGTGCCGATCGGGAACTACCCGATCCTGTGGCACATCATGCGCAAGTACTCGCGGCACGGCTTCAAGCGGTTCGTGCTCTGCCTGGGCTACAAGGCAGAAGTCATCAAGCAGTATTTTCTGAGCTACGACTCGATGAACAGTGACTTCACCGTGCATCTCAAGTCGCACGAGGTGAAGGTCCACTCCGTCGACCACGAGCACGACTGGGAGGTTACGCTGGCCTACACCGGCGAGGCGACCATGACCGGCGCCCGCGTCGCGCGGGCCGCCGCCCGTTACCTCGGCGACGCGCCGATCCTGGCGGTGACCTACGGTGACGGCCTCACGGACGCCGACCTGGCGGCGGAGCTGCAGTTCCACGCGCAGCAGAATCGCATCGGCACGGTGCTGGGCGTCAATCCGCCGTCGCGATTCGGCGAGCTGCGCGCCGCGAGCGAGCAGGTGCTGGAGTTCGACGAGAAGCCCGAGTTTCACGACAAGTGGATCAACGGCGGCTATTTCTTCTTCAATCGCGTTTTTCTGAAGTACCTGTCGAGCGAGGAGAGCTGCGTGCTTGAACAAGCGCCCCTGGCGCAGCTTTCGCGCGATGGGCAGCTCAGCCTGTACCGCCACCGCGGCTACTGGGCCTGCATGGACACGCAGCGCGACCGTGAGCAACTGGAGAAAGTGTGGGCGTCGGGCGCGGCGCCGTGGACGAAGTGA
- a CDS encoding N-glycosyltransferase has product MAAMNTVIVVVAVIGLVPAGIVLLETLASLFPRRAARGTAAVRPTVAVLVPAHDEQTGIAQAIETIRKQCRESDRIVVVADNCTDATASLARAAGAEVVERADLVHRGKGYALDFGLRHLAPAAPGVVVIIDADCTLHPGSLDALAMEAAARDGACQSLNWVEASPGASLKQRISAFAFRFKNQVRATGLVRLGVPCLLTGTGMAFSWNALSRVSLASGEIVEDMVLALDLARKGEGATLVEGARVTSRVPETDAAWRSQRTRWEHGHLAALMRHAPRLLRESMFPLRPALAMLALDLSVPPLSLLVALQTAMLAIAIAWGVASALWTPSYIAFAGLATLSLAVVLGWLRCGREIISLGALLSAPLYVLAKLPLYVRFLLRPQRGWVRTARTGEMPSSAKQTNHRGTETQRRQG; this is encoded by the coding sequence ATGGCGGCGATGAACACCGTCATCGTCGTCGTCGCCGTGATCGGACTGGTTCCCGCGGGCATCGTCTTGCTTGAGACGCTCGCGTCGCTGTTTCCACGGCGGGCAGCACGCGGCACTGCGGCCGTTCGCCCAACCGTCGCCGTCCTGGTTCCGGCGCATGACGAGCAGACGGGCATCGCGCAGGCGATCGAGACGATTCGCAAGCAATGCCGCGAGTCAGACCGCATCGTCGTCGTCGCCGACAACTGCACGGACGCCACCGCTTCGCTGGCGCGCGCCGCCGGGGCCGAAGTCGTCGAAAGAGCGGACCTGGTTCATCGCGGAAAAGGCTACGCCCTCGATTTCGGCCTCCGCCATCTGGCGCCCGCCGCGCCGGGCGTCGTGGTCATCATCGACGCGGACTGCACGCTGCATCCCGGCTCGCTCGACGCGCTGGCGATGGAGGCCGCGGCGCGGGACGGCGCCTGCCAGTCGCTGAACTGGGTGGAAGCATCGCCCGGCGCATCGCTCAAACAGCGGATTTCGGCGTTCGCGTTCCGCTTCAAGAACCAGGTGCGGGCGACCGGTCTGGTGCGGCTCGGCGTTCCGTGTCTGCTGACAGGCACCGGCATGGCGTTTTCGTGGAACGCGCTGAGCCGCGTGTCGCTCGCCAGCGGCGAGATCGTTGAGGACATGGTGCTGGCGCTCGACCTGGCTCGGAAAGGCGAGGGCGCCACGCTGGTCGAAGGTGCGCGGGTGACGAGCCGCGTACCCGAAACCGACGCCGCCTGGCGCTCGCAGCGCACACGCTGGGAGCACGGACACCTGGCTGCACTCATGCGGCATGCGCCGCGGCTGCTGCGGGAATCGATGTTCCCGCTTCGCCCGGCACTGGCGATGCTGGCGCTCGATCTGTCCGTCCCGCCGCTGTCACTGCTGGTCGCGCTTCAGACGGCGATGCTCGCCATCGCGATCGCATGGGGTGTCGCCAGCGCGTTGTGGACGCCGAGTTACATCGCTTTCGCGGGTTTGGCGACGCTGTCGCTGGCGGTCGTGCTGGGCTGGCTGCGCTGCGGGCGCGAGATCATCTCGCTGGGAGCTCTCCTTTCCGCGCCGCTGTACGTGCTGGCCAAGTTGCCGCTGTACGTGCGCTTCCTGCTGCGCCCGCAGCGCGGCTGGGTGCGCACGGCGCGGACCGGGGAGATGCCCTCGTCTGCCAAGCAAACGAACCACAGAGGCACAGAGACACAGAGAAGACAGGGATAG
- the kanE_2 gene encoding Alpha-D-kanosaminyltransferase, translating to MSTAAPTAVRDDAQPRGATPAARERVGAVCIGRNEGERLLRCIRALQTRVGLIVFADSGSTDGSADAAAALGAVVVRLDPRQPQSAARARNAGFDRLRELRPDLTLVHFVDGDTEIAPQWLDAALSEFDHDPTLVILCGRLREKDRQHSIYRRLCDMEWDGPIGDIESCGGNMLVRAVAFEAAGRFDISLIAGEEAQFCARVRASGGRIRRIAADMGVHDSGMTRFGEWWRRAARAGFWEAAAYSRAASGMPRPYARRIAARRLWAGVLPLLLVASLTAAAWYWPAWLAAAAGLLAYAASFTRIRRFARRRGWPPADCTLYSASCMLAKWPELQGQLQFAFSRGQRRSTAFNDLKTSLRRAENSSDAAAAYTMNLAYLATQYPAVSHTFIRREILELERRGHRVLRLAIRPAEGRLVDPVDVDEADKTLHCLSQPLWRLLLASIVAPLRHPLRYFDALRVAIRMGRRSERGLLIHLVYLVEAAYLLSVVRRGGVQRVHVHFGTNSAAVARLMHRLGGPPYSFTVHGPDEFDAPRALDLAGKIHDAAFVVGISEYTAAQLRRWAAPADWPRIQVIRCGVDDAFFRTDAASVGDSRTFVCVGRLSAQKGHRVLVDAFARLMQAGGDARLVLAGDGELRGAIEEQIDRLKIAPCVEITGWISGAEVRRRLEAARAMVLPSFAEGLPMVIMEAFALRRPVISTYVAGIPELVRDGENGWLVPAGSVEELARAMRAALDASAARLDELGAAGAARVRDRHYVPTEVDRLERLLRAVKAE from the coding sequence ATGAGCACCGCGGCGCCCACCGCCGTGCGCGACGACGCGCAGCCGCGCGGTGCGACGCCGGCCGCCCGCGAGCGGGTCGGCGCCGTGTGCATCGGCCGCAACGAAGGCGAGCGATTGCTACGCTGCATTCGCGCGCTGCAAACCCGCGTTGGGCTGATCGTCTTCGCTGACTCCGGCTCAACCGATGGCAGCGCAGACGCCGCCGCCGCACTGGGCGCCGTCGTCGTCCGGCTCGATCCGCGGCAGCCGCAAAGCGCGGCGCGAGCTCGCAATGCCGGCTTCGACCGGCTGCGCGAACTGCGGCCTGACTTGACGCTAGTGCATTTCGTCGACGGCGACACGGAGATCGCACCGCAATGGCTGGATGCGGCGCTGTCCGAGTTTGACCACGATCCGACCCTCGTGATCCTCTGCGGGCGCCTGCGTGAAAAAGACCGGCAACATTCCATCTACCGCCGCCTGTGCGACATGGAATGGGATGGCCCGATCGGCGACATCGAGTCCTGCGGCGGAAACATGCTCGTCCGCGCGGTTGCATTCGAGGCCGCCGGGCGGTTCGACATCTCGCTGATCGCCGGCGAAGAGGCGCAATTCTGCGCGCGCGTGCGCGCTTCGGGTGGGCGCATTCGTCGAATCGCGGCCGACATGGGCGTACACGACTCAGGCATGACGCGCTTCGGTGAGTGGTGGCGCCGCGCCGCACGCGCCGGATTCTGGGAGGCGGCGGCGTACTCGCGCGCCGCGTCCGGAATGCCGCGGCCCTACGCCCGGCGGATCGCCGCGCGCAGGCTGTGGGCGGGCGTGCTCCCACTGCTGCTGGTCGCATCGCTGACAGCGGCGGCGTGGTACTGGCCCGCGTGGCTTGCCGCGGCGGCCGGCCTGCTGGCGTATGCCGCCTCGTTCACTCGTATCCGGCGCTTCGCCCGCCGCCGCGGCTGGCCTCCCGCGGATTGCACGCTCTACAGTGCGTCCTGCATGCTGGCGAAGTGGCCGGAACTGCAGGGCCAGCTTCAGTTCGCCTTCTCCCGCGGTCAGCGGCGATCGACCGCGTTCAACGATCTCAAGACGTCGCTCCGCCGTGCGGAAAACTCAAGCGACGCGGCCGCGGCGTACACCATGAACCTGGCGTACCTGGCGACGCAATACCCGGCGGTAAGCCATACGTTTATTCGTCGCGAAATTCTCGAACTGGAGCGTCGCGGGCATCGCGTCCTTCGCCTGGCGATCCGGCCGGCGGAGGGAAGGCTGGTCGATCCCGTCGACGTCGACGAGGCGGACAAAACCCTGCACTGCCTGTCACAGCCGCTCTGGCGATTGCTGCTGGCGAGTATCGTCGCCCCGCTGCGGCATCCGCTGCGATACTTTGATGCGCTTCGCGTCGCGATTCGCATGGGTCGCCGCAGCGAGCGCGGGTTGCTGATTCACCTGGTCTACCTCGTGGAAGCGGCCTACCTGCTGAGCGTGGTGCGCCGCGGCGGCGTGCAGCGCGTGCACGTGCACTTCGGCACGAACTCGGCCGCCGTCGCGCGGCTGATGCACCGCCTGGGCGGGCCGCCGTACAGCTTCACGGTTCACGGCCCCGACGAGTTCGACGCGCCGCGCGCTCTCGACCTGGCCGGCAAGATCCACGACGCGGCGTTCGTCGTAGGCATCAGCGAATACACCGCCGCCCAACTCCGCCGCTGGGCGGCGCCGGCCGATTGGCCGCGGATCCAGGTCATTCGCTGCGGCGTGGACGACGCGTTTTTCCGGACGGACGCGGCGTCCGTCGGCGACTCGCGGACATTTGTCTGCGTCGGCCGATTGTCAGCACAGAAAGGGCATCGCGTCCTCGTCGACGCCTTCGCCCGGCTTATGCAAGCAGGCGGCGACGCGCGGCTGGTCCTTGCGGGCGATGGCGAACTTCGCGGCGCGATCGAAGAGCAGATCGACCGGCTCAAGATCGCGCCGTGCGTCGAGATCACCGGCTGGATCAGCGGCGCCGAAGTCCGCCGCCGCCTGGAAGCCGCGCGGGCGATGGTGCTGCCCAGCTTCGCGGAGGGCCTGCCGATGGTCATCATGGAGGCCTTCGCGCTGCGCCGCCCGGTGATCAGTACGTATGTCGCCGGGATTCCCGAACTCGTGCGCGATGGAGAAAACGGCTGGCTCGTGCCGGCCGGCAGCGTCGAGGAGCTGGCCCGAGCCATGCGCGCCGCGCTGGATGCGTCCGCCGCACGGCTGGACGAGCTGGGCGCGGCCGGGGCCGCCCGAGTCCGCGACCGGCATTATGTGCCGACGGAGGTCGACCGGCTGGAGCGACTCCTGCGGGCAGTTAAGGCGGAGTGA